CGAGATGCATGTCTCCTTGTCGTTTGACTGAGGACATGCAAGTCTCGTACCCATCACCAGCCGTGGCTGTGCGGTGTCATCGGCAGCCTATGCAGTCACTTGCCCCAGCTTGGTGCATGGCTGGGGCAGTGTCGTCATCCGCGTTGCCGCCGTGCGTGGAATGACGGTTTCGGTGTCCGCTGAGCTTTCGTTTTGGATGCGGAATTGAAAGCCGGGCTTGCACCTTGAGGCGTGGCTGACTCAGAGCCGCTCTTTCACATAACTGCCGCGATCCATGTCGACGATCTCGACGCTGAGCTGCACCATCAGGCCTGCAGGATGCGGCGTGTGCTTGCGCAGCACCACGGCGATGTGTTCGGCCAGTTCCTTCTTGGCTTCGGGCGTGCGGCCCGACAGCAGGCGCAGTTGTGCGTGCACGAAGCCGCGACCTGCGGGTTGGTTGCCGATCTCGAAATGCTCGATGCGATTGGTGCGGCTCTTGAGGTCGGCCTCGTCCTTGACTTCTGGGTGCGAGCACAGCGCAGCGTTCACGTCCTTGAGGATTTGCGCTTGCGGAAAGTCGGTGAGGTTGGCGCTGTAGTCGATGACGAGATGAGGCATGTCGGAGGTCTCCGCAGAACGAAAAAAGAAAAGAGAGAACGAGAAAGAGAAAGAGAAAGAGAAAGAGAAAGAGAAAGAAAGACGAAAGGCGAGATCAGACCGGCGTGTAGGCGAGGCGCACGTAGATCGGCGCGAAGGCTTCGGCCTGCGTGATTTCGATGAGCGTTTCCTTGGCCAGTTCGAGCAGCGCGATGAAGGTCACGACCAGCACGGTGCTGCCCTTTTCGGGTTGAAACAGCTCTTCGAATTCGACAAAGCGGCGGCCTTGCAGCGTCTTGAGCACGTTGCTCATGTACTCGCGCACGGAGAGTTCTTCGCGCGTGATCTTGTGGTGCTGAACGAGTTTGGCGCGCTTCAATATGTCGCGCCAAGCGTCCTGCAGATCGACCAGTTCCACATCGGGAAAGCGTGGCTGCAGGCTTTGTTCGATGTAGACCTGCGCGCGCAGAAAGTCGCGGCCATATTGCGGCGCGGCACCCAGGCGCTGGCTGGCGAGCTTCATCTGTTCGTATTCGAGCAGGCGGCGCACCAGCTCGG
This genomic stretch from Diaphorobacter sp. HDW4B harbors:
- a CDS encoding ScpA family protein, with the protein product MAKNNDPSITEDDTPGQKAGADGLPDVIDQVALARLYGEPLFALPQDLYIPPDALEIFLEAFEGPLDLLLYLIRKQNFNILDIPMLKVTQQYLSYVDEIRSRNLELAAEYLLMAAMLIEIKSRMLLPPKKQEGEAEPEDPRAELVRRLLEYEQMKLASQRLGAAPQYGRDFLRAQVYIEQSLQPRFPDVELVDLQDAWRDILKRAKLVQHHKITREELSVREYMSNVLKTLQGRRFVEFEELFQPEKGSTVLVVTFIALLELAKETLIEITQAEAFAPIYVRLAYTPV
- a CDS encoding 5-carboxymethyl-2-hydroxymuconate Delta-isomerase, translated to MPHLVIDYSANLTDFPQAQILKDVNAALCSHPEVKDEADLKSRTNRIEHFEIGNQPAGRGFVHAQLRLLSGRTPEAKKELAEHIAVVLRKHTPHPAGLMVQLSVEIVDMDRGSYVKERL